The stretch of DNA CGGCGATGGTCAGGTTGAACAGGAAGATGAGCAGCGCCGCGACGATGACCCCGACCGAGGAGAGCAGGTCACCGAGCATGTGGAGGAATGCACCCTTCACATTGAGGTTTTCCTTTGAGCGGTCTCTTAATACGAGGATTCCAGCCACGTTCGCTGCCAGTCCGGCGATCGCCACCAGAAGCATAAGCTCCGAGTCTATGCCGGTGGGATTCGTTAGCCTGCCGACCGCCTCGTACATGATGAATATCGATACGAAGATGAGGGCGACGCCATTCGTCAAGGCCACCAATATCTCCACTCTAAGATACCCGAAGGTCTGCTTCGCCGTTGCCTCCCGCTGCGATACGATCGCTGCCGCCAGGCTCATGGCCAGGGCAAGGATGTCCGTGAACATGTGGCCCGCATCGGAGAGCAATGCCAAAGAACCTGAGATAAGGCCGCCCAGCAGCTCCACCACGGCGAACGTGGCGGTGATGATCAGGACGATCAGCAGCGGTGTTGACAACTTTTTGCCCGGTTCAAAATGGGCATGATCGTGCTCGTGACCATGATCATGGTCTTCATCATGGCCCTCGTGCCCTGCTTCCTCTACCATCATTTCGTGATGAGAATTCCCTCTATTTCATATTCCCCCTCCTTGTACGAAAATCGTCGTCGATCCGGTCCGGTGGGGCTGAGGATCCATGCATGGCTCACCACTTTATCCAGTTCCCGGCTCGTGGCAAGGTTGCTGGAGGTCGCAACGATAAAGTAATTAGCCAAGCAGATGCAGTTATTCTTGAAGGTGGCAGGTCATGAAAAGGTCAATAGGGGCAACGACGCTGATCTATCCGACTCCGGTCCTCATCATTGGGACCTATGGCCGGGATGATAGCCCGAACGCGATGGCGTGCGCATGGGGCGGAATATGTTCATCGGAACCGCCGAGCGTGGCTATCTCGGTCCGGAAGGTCAGGTATACCTACGAGAATCTGATGGAACGGAAGGCATTCACCATCAGCATCCCATCGGAGAGGTTCGTCAAGGAGTCGGATTATTTCGGCATAGTTTCCGGTAAAGCAGAGGACAAGTTCGGCAGCGCCGGACTAAAGGCGGTACCCAGCAAGATCGTGGATGCACCCTATGTGGGAGAGTTCCCATTGATCCTGGAATGCCGGGTCACCCATGTCACCGACCTGGGTGCCCACACTCAGTTCGTGGGGGAGATAAAGGACGTCAAGGTCGACGAGGACTGCCTGGACGAGGAAGGGGTGCCGGACGTCTCCAAGATTCTGCCGTTCTGGTATTCGCCTTCGGACCATTCCTATTACTCGATGGGCATGAATCTGGGTGAGGCATATCGCGCCGGAAGCGAGTTCCGTCATAAGCGTATGAAGGAGTGCTCGCCCACGGTCGGAAGATTCCAAGACCCAGAAGGATGAGGCCCGATTCGCCTGGATTATATAACAGTTAATCGATTCGAATCACGATGAGCGTTTCCGTCAGATTCTATCCCAAGGGCACCACCGTCGAGGTCGAAGAAGGATCGACCCTTCTGGAGGCTGCCTTCCTGGCCGGTGTGGAGGTCAACAGCGCCTGCGGGGGGAAGGGGACCTGCGGACGCTGCCGGATGATCGTGAGCGGCAATTTCGGTTCCAAGCAGACCGACCTTATAATGCCCGATGACTGGAACATGGGCTATCGGCTGGCCTGCATGACCAAGGTTCTCGGGGACACCGTGGCCTATGTCCCGGAGGAGACCCGGCTCAACGAGATGCAGATACTGGAGACATACTTCGGCTCAAAGATCGAAGAGGTCTCACCCTTGTCGTCGGCGGTCTATCTGGAACTCCAACCTCCCACGCTCGACAACAGCGTTGGCGATCGGGAGCGCATCGAATGCGCGTTGAAACTGGAGGCTGGCGCCCTTTTATTCCCGCTGAGCGTCCTAAAGGAGCTTCCATGCACCCTGAGGCGCACCGCATGGAGGGTCACTCCGGTGTTGGACCGCTCCTCCATCAATCCCTCCGTGATCGAGGTCAACGAATGGGACACCACCTCCCGCAATTTCGGTATAGCCCTGGACATCGGAACGACCACCGTGGTCCTTTCGCTGATCGACCTGTCCAGCGGGAACGTGGTCACCCAGGCATCCGCCTACAACAAGCAGATAATGTGCGGGGAGGACATTCTAGCAAGGATCGCGTTCGCCGAGGACGGAGGTCTCGATCGCCTACACCAGCTGGTCATAGATACCATCAACAACCTCCTTACCCAGGTCAGCAACAACTCGGACAAATGCAAGGCCACCAATACCAGGGTATGCAAGGAGGAGATCACCGCCATGGCCGTCGGCGGAAACACAACGATGGTCCATCTCTTCCTGGGACTTCATCCGAAGACCATTCGATACGACCCATACATCTCGGTGACCAACATCCCGCCCTCGGTCAAGGCCAAGGAACTCGGAATCGAGATCCATCCGGAGGCGCCGGTGTACTGCGTCCCCGGAAGGGCCAGCTACGTCGGAGGAGACATCGTGGCCGATGTGATCTCCAGCGGCATGCGGGATCAGGATGGGATCTCGCTCCTCATTGACGTCGGAACCAATGGGGAGATCGTCCTGGGCGGTAAGGATTGGATGGCATCCTGCTCGTGCTCGGCGGGACCGGCGTTCGAGGGCGGGGAGGTGGCCTGCGGCATGAGGGCCATGCCCGGGGCGATCGAGCGGATATCCATCGACGGCTCGTTCGGCGTCACGTATTCCACCATCGCTGGCCAGAAACCGATGGGTCTGTGCGGTTCAGGCCTCATCGACCTGATCGCCAGCATGTTCCGGACCGGGATCGTCGACAAGAAGGGAAGGATCCAAGAGGTAAGGACCGACCGGGTCAGGAAGACCGACAACGGCCGGGAGTTCGTCGTAGCCTGGGCGAAGGAGACAGGACAGCCGAAGCTGAAGATACCGCCTTCGATGAACGGAATGATCACCAAGGCCCTGCCGGCGAAGGACATAGCGGTCAACGACGATGACCTGGCCAACATAATCCGGACCAAGGCTGCGGTATATGCGGCGTGCGAAGTGCTGCTGAAGAGCGTGGACATGACCTTCGTTGACCTGGACCGGATATACGTCGCCGGCGGCTTCGGCAACTACATCGACGTCAATAACGCCATCACCATCGGCCTGTTGCCCGATGTCCCAAGGGACAAGTTCAGCTTCATAGGCAACGCTTCCCTGGGCGGGGCCAGGCTGGCCCTGATGTCACAGAGGAAGAGGGACGAGGCCCTGGAG from Methanomassiliicoccales archaeon encodes:
- a CDS encoding cation diffusion facilitator family transporter: MVEEAGHEGHDEDHDHGHEHDHAHFEPGKKLSTPLLIVLIITATFAVVELLGGLISGSLALLSDAGHMFTDILALAMSLAAAIVSQREATAKQTFGYLRVEILVALTNGVALIFVSIFIMYEAVGRLTNPTGIDSELMLLVAIAGLAANVAGILVLRDRSKENLNVKGAFLHMLGDLLSSVGVIVAALLIFLFNLTIADPVISIAISLIIMYGAARLCRQSAYILLEFTPSHIELSEVRTSLMRIPGVEDVHDIHAWTISSGVYALSAHVRVSDQPVSACSCIVKACEHLLETKYQIKHSTLQLEYSECDMGVCYFKGFMKNGNNTNGKTQ
- a CDS encoding flavin reductase family protein codes for the protein MKRSIGATTLIYPTPVLIIGTYGRDDSPNAMACAWGGICSSEPPSVAISVRKVRYTYENLMERKAFTISIPSERFVKESDYFGIVSGKAEDKFGSAGLKAVPSKIVDAPYVGEFPLILECRVTHVTDLGAHTQFVGEIKDVKVDEDCLDEEGVPDVSKILPFWYSPSDHSYYSMGMNLGEAYRAGSEFRHKRMKECSPTVGRFQDPEG
- a CDS encoding ASKHA domain-containing protein — protein: MSVSVRFYPKGTTVEVEEGSTLLEAAFLAGVEVNSACGGKGTCGRCRMIVSGNFGSKQTDLIMPDDWNMGYRLACMTKVLGDTVAYVPEETRLNEMQILETYFGSKIEEVSPLSSAVYLELQPPTLDNSVGDRERIECALKLEAGALLFPLSVLKELPCTLRRTAWRVTPVLDRSSINPSVIEVNEWDTTSRNFGIALDIGTTTVVLSLIDLSSGNVVTQASAYNKQIMCGEDILARIAFAEDGGLDRLHQLVIDTINNLLTQVSNNSDKCKATNTRVCKEEITAMAVGGNTTMVHLFLGLHPKTIRYDPYISVTNIPPSVKAKELGIEIHPEAPVYCVPGRASYVGGDIVADVISSGMRDQDGISLLIDVGTNGEIVLGGKDWMASCSCSAGPAFEGGEVACGMRAMPGAIERISIDGSFGVTYSTIAGQKPMGLCGSGLIDLIASMFRTGIVDKKGRIQEVRTDRVRKTDNGREFVVAWAKETGQPKLKIPPSMNGMITKALPAKDIAVNDDDLANIIRTKAAVYAACEVLLKSVDMTFVDLDRIYVAGGFGNYIDVNNAITIGLLPDVPRDKFSFIGNASLGGARLALMSQRKRDEALEVHRSMTYLELTTSASFFDRFTSASFLPHTDQSQFPSLENLSQKGE